The sequence CAATTTTCAATTATTCGATTGAGATGAATATCAGGGACAAAGTCATTCTCGTCACCGGCGGAGCCAACGGCATCGGTCGCGGCTTGTGCGAACGCTTTCATCGCGAAGGCGCGAAGACGGTCGTCGTCACGGACATCGATCTTGATGAAGCTGAAGCGGTTGCCGAACGCGTCGGCGGCGCGGCGTATCGGATGGATGTCGCGGATGAAGCTCAGGTCAGGAATGTAATCGGCGATGTGCTGGAAAAGTTCGGACACATCGACCTTGTATGTTCAAACGCCGGAATCGGCGGTGACGAGGGCTGTCTTGAGGTCTCAAATGAGAGCTGGCAAAGGATTCACGAGATCAACGTGATGTCGCACGTTTACATCGCGCGGGCCGTTTTTCCGTCGATGATCGAACGCGGCGGCGGGGCGTTTATGATCACGGCATCGGCCGCCGGTTTGCTGACGTTGCCGACGGCCGCGCCATACGCGGTGACGAAACACGCCGCAGTCGCGCTCGCCGAGTATTTTTCGTTTGCATATCGCGAACAGGAAATCGAGGTCTTTTGTCTTTGCCCGCAAGGAGTGAAAACCGACCTCATCGCGACCAAAGAAGGCGAACCGGAGAGCTTTTTGATGCCCGAAGCGATCGAGGTCGAAGATTGCGCCGAGGCCGTCGTCCGCGGATTGGAGAGCGGAAACTTCCTGATCCTGCCGCATCCGGAAGTTGCCGGTTACATCGTCAACAAGGCGACAGATTACGATCGCTGGCTCGGACACGTCAGCAAGATGCGGCGCGGGATCTTCGCCGCGCGCGAGGGTTGATCCGGTCGCTGAAGGTCGGAAGGATTTTGGTAAGGAGTAGAAAAGGGAAGTATGACAACACTATTTGATGCACTGACGATCGGAAACATCGAACTCAAGAATCGGATCATTTACGCTCCGATGACCCGGAGCCGGGCGAGCGACGACGGCGTTCAGCCTGATTACGTCGCTGACTATTACGTCCAGCGGGCTTCCGCAGGGCTTTTGATCACGGAAGCCGTGAACGTTTCAGCAATGGCGAAGGGATACGTGCGGACGCCCGGGATCTACACGGCCGAGCAGATCGATTCGTGGCGGAAAGTCGCGGACGCGGTCCACGCGGCGGGCGGAAGGATCTTTATGCAGATCTTTCACACCGGCCGGATCGCATTGCCCGATCTGCTTCCGGGAAACGCCCAGCCTGTCTCGGCAAGCAACGTCAAGGCCGCCGGACAGAACTACACCGACGCCGGGATGAAGGATTTCGTCGAACCGCGCCCGTTGACGCTTGAAGAAGTAAAACAGACGATCGCGGATTTCGGGACCGCCGCGAAGAACGCGATCGACGCCGGATTCGACGGGGTTGAACTCCACGGCGCGAGCGGCTATCTCGTGCACCAGTTTCTGATGAAACCCGTGAACCTGCGAACGGACGAGTACGGCGGATCGATCGAGAACCGCGCGCGTTTTCTATTCGATGTTCTGGACGCGA is a genomic window of Acidobacteriota bacterium containing:
- a CDS encoding alkene reductase is translated as MTTLFDALTIGNIELKNRIIYAPMTRSRASDDGVQPDYVADYYVQRASAGLLITEAVNVSAMAKGYVRTPGIYTAEQIDSWRKVADAVHAAGGRIFMQIFHTGRIALPDLLPGNAQPVSASNVKAAGQNYTDAGMKDFVEPRPLTLEEVKQTIADFGTAAKNAIDAGFDGVELHGASGYLVHQFLMKPVNLRTDEYGGSIENRARFLFDVLDAMIAAVGSERVGLKLSPAMPFNDIQEPDADEVYTYIVKHLGAKNLAYLHIGDHANTGWHEKLRPLFNGVYFAGANFDKERGELFLAEGKADAIVYGVKFLANPDLPERFRIEAPLNEPDPSTFYGGGEKGYLDYPALG
- a CDS encoding SDR family oxidoreductase, giving the protein MNIRDKVILVTGGANGIGRGLCERFHREGAKTVVVTDIDLDEAEAVAERVGGAAYRMDVADEAQVRNVIGDVLEKFGHIDLVCSNAGIGGDEGCLEVSNESWQRIHEINVMSHVYIARAVFPSMIERGGGAFMITASAAGLLTLPTAAPYAVTKHAAVALAEYFSFAYREQEIEVFCLCPQGVKTDLIATKEGEPESFLMPEAIEVEDCAEAVVRGLESGNFLILPHPEVAGYIVNKATDYDRWLGHVSKMRRGIFAAREG